The Edaphobacter sp. 12200R-103 genome contains a region encoding:
- the nagA gene encoding N-acetylglucosamine-6-phosphate deacetylase — protein sequence MPQTLQARSLVTASQTIQHPTVTISADGIITKIEPDSAPKTATNTLAATFFDIHTHGGAGHDFMEATPEVFRKLGGFLASHGVGHYLPTTVTASVDRTLTSLEGIAKEIERSSGSDWDAKHARPVGIHLEGPFISHAKRGVHPPAQILPPDIGLFDRFQQAAAGHIRLITIAPEIPGALDLIHHCAQQGVRVSIGHSNATAAEARAGIEAGARSATHTFNAMRPLDHREPGVLGVALDEDALYAELICDGVHVAPELVRLWLKAKGPHHGILVTDSMAAAGMPDGEYTLGTFKVHVADGRALAADDLARGKQTLAGSVLTLDRAVANLQRFTGAPLDVAVRLASNNPAILLGLGDTIDGIQSGKPANFNIFNQTGELEGTMLSGRLVQ from the coding sequence ATGCCTCAGACTCTGCAAGCTCGTTCCCTCGTCACCGCCTCCCAGACCATCCAGCATCCCACCGTTACCATCTCTGCAGACGGCATTATCACCAAGATCGAGCCCGACTCCGCCCCTAAGACGGCGACTAACACATTGGCCGCAACCTTCTTCGACATCCATACCCACGGTGGCGCGGGGCACGACTTCATGGAGGCTACGCCGGAGGTCTTCCGCAAGCTCGGCGGTTTTCTCGCAAGTCACGGGGTCGGTCACTATCTGCCGACCACGGTGACGGCATCGGTCGACAGGACCCTGACCTCACTGGAGGGCATTGCCAAAGAGATCGAGCGAAGCTCTGGTTCCGACTGGGACGCGAAGCACGCGCGGCCCGTAGGAATTCACCTGGAAGGCCCTTTCATCTCGCACGCGAAGCGCGGCGTTCATCCCCCAGCGCAGATTCTTCCCCCGGACATTGGGCTCTTCGACCGTTTTCAGCAGGCAGCTGCCGGACACATTCGCCTTATCACGATCGCTCCAGAGATACCGGGCGCCCTCGATCTCATCCATCACTGCGCTCAGCAGGGAGTGCGGGTCAGCATCGGTCATAGCAACGCCACCGCCGCTGAGGCTCGTGCTGGAATCGAGGCTGGAGCACGCAGCGCCACCCACACCTTTAACGCGATGCGTCCACTCGATCATCGAGAGCCGGGCGTATTGGGCGTCGCGCTGGACGAAGATGCTCTCTATGCCGAGCTGATCTGCGATGGGGTCCATGTCGCGCCGGAGTTGGTGCGACTCTGGCTCAAAGCCAAGGGCCCGCATCATGGAATCCTGGTTACCGACAGCATGGCCGCCGCCGGGATGCCGGACGGCGAGTACACCCTTGGCACCTTCAAGGTACACGTTGCCGACGGACGCGCCCTCGCCGCAGATGACCTTGCGCGAGGCAAACAAACGCTTGCCGGAAGCGTTCTTACCCTCGATCGCGCTGTCGCCAATCTGCAGCGCTTCACCGGCGCCCCCCTGGACGTTGCGGTTCGGCTCGCGTCGAACAATCCGGCCATCCTGCTTGGTCTCGGCGACACTATCGATGGCATCCAGTCGGGCAAACCGGCAAACTTCAATATCTTCAATCAGACAGGCGAGCTCGAGGGCACCATGTTGAGCGGAAGATTGGTTCAATAG
- a CDS encoding Gfo/Idh/MocA family protein, with protein sequence MISRRKFIDTLAMGTAAVAVSSTAKSYGQILGSNERVNFAVIGLNGRAGAHLRSLKANEKNAKITHVCDVESNILQRFCGKAEKTLGYTPASDKDFRKILSSRDIDAITIATPDHWHTPMAIAGLHAGKHVYVEKPCSHNPAEGALLVQAQRKYGKHVQMGTQRRSSQLYIDIISKIHGGLVGNPYYARAWYSNTRKSIGIGKVAPVPATLDWDLWQGPAPRQAYKDNVQPYNWHWFKTWGTGEALNNGTHEVDVCRWALGVDLPKRVTASGGRYQFKDDWQFYDTLVTSFDYGDKLISWESKSCNGTKMYGRDRGVVIVGTTGSIVLDEGGYEIYDLNGKKTSEYSAGKASQSADLTGADNMTDLHFANFIAAIQKGEKLNQPIESGNISVTMLQLSNIAWEVERELKLEQGTGHVLNDKEAMTFWGREYEKGWAPQL encoded by the coding sequence ATGATCTCTAGAAGGAAATTTATCGACACGCTTGCAATGGGAACCGCTGCTGTAGCGGTTAGTTCAACTGCAAAGAGTTATGGACAGATCCTTGGTTCAAACGAACGGGTTAATTTCGCCGTGATCGGACTTAACGGGCGAGCCGGAGCTCATCTCCGTTCGCTGAAGGCGAACGAGAAAAATGCAAAGATCACTCATGTCTGCGACGTGGAAAGCAACATATTGCAGAGATTTTGCGGCAAGGCAGAAAAGACGCTTGGTTACACCCCCGCCTCCGACAAGGACTTCCGCAAAATTCTCTCTTCCAGAGACATCGACGCTATCACAATAGCGACGCCGGATCATTGGCATACCCCAATGGCCATTGCGGGACTTCACGCAGGCAAACATGTCTATGTAGAGAAGCCCTGCAGCCATAACCCGGCGGAGGGAGCGCTTCTTGTTCAGGCCCAGCGTAAATATGGAAAGCATGTGCAGATGGGCACGCAACGCCGTTCTTCACAGCTTTATATCGACATTATCAGCAAGATTCATGGCGGCCTGGTGGGAAATCCTTATTACGCAAGGGCCTGGTACAGCAATACTCGCAAGTCGATTGGAATCGGCAAAGTTGCTCCAGTACCGGCAACGCTGGACTGGGATCTATGGCAGGGCCCTGCGCCTCGTCAGGCATATAAGGACAACGTCCAACCCTATAACTGGCATTGGTTCAAAACGTGGGGTACCGGCGAGGCTCTGAACAACGGCACTCACGAGGTCGATGTCTGCCGCTGGGCTCTCGGGGTTGACCTGCCGAAGCGCGTTACGGCATCTGGCGGACGGTACCAGTTCAAAGACGACTGGCAGTTTTATGACACGCTCGTGACCAGCTTTGACTACGGCGACAAGCTCATATCGTGGGAGAGCAAGAGCTGCAATGGAACGAAGATGTATGGCCGTGATCGCGGCGTCGTGATCGTGGGTACTACCGGAAGTATCGTCCTCGATGAAGGGGGCTATGAGATCTACGATCTGAATGGGAAGAAGACCAGCGAGTATTCGGCGGGAAAGGCGTCTCAGTCGGCGGACCTTACCGGTGCGGACAATATGACAGACCTCCATTTCGCTAACTTTATTGCTGCAATTCAAAAAGGCGAAAAGCTCAACCAGCCGATTGAGTCTGGCAATATCTCCGTAACGATGCTTCAGCTGTCAAACATCGCATGGGAGGTCGAGCGCGAGCTGAAGCTGGAGCAGGGCACCGGTCACGTTCTAAACGACAAGGAAGCGATGACGTTTTGGGGACGAGAGTACGAAAAAGGCTGGGCTCCTCAGCTGTAA
- a CDS encoding family 20 glycosylhydrolase has product MRFFPALPLLFTALSVSVAAQSPLKLIPVPREAQPGTVQPLSQGIQITCASPCSPEDSFAIDDLKGYIASQGIAVSNTSPVNILVVRYGSPISKSILTDATPGKKPLADFPAPMKAEGYAIIPDGKGLAITAASSSGIFYALQTTKQLITGYGPDATLHTATIRDWPAMQYRGLSDDLSRGPFPTFEFQKKQIRLLAAYKVNIYSPYFEHTMQYTGHPLMAPPGAALTQDQARELVAYAAKYHITVIPEQEAFGHLHYLLNWEKYAPIAETPHGQVLAPGQPEAQKLTHDMFNELAQVYPGPFLHLGADETVELGKGQTKAEVDAKGLGTVYLDFLQKIVADLQPLHRKLLFWGDIAYKEPQLLKQLPDSFKKATIAVPWEYTPHPTFVPYIKPFTDAGFETWVAPGINNWSRVYPNWNNGLANIQRFTADGQRLGATGQLNTIWNDDGEALANADWYGVLFGAEAAWHQGEASISGFQSSFGQSFHGDATGKIDEAQKELMAAHQLLKDSDYKTDGQDLVFWQDPWNADGQRIAGQIRPILSALRLHAERALILVYEARAANPHLRETDALDVLELGARRMDLIGLKFQISDEIADSYAHAYALQTSKNPDDRSEVSRELNSINAVNGRLQDLRNNYSLLRDLYEQAWLKSYRPYFLRNNLERYDFTIQMWLGRIDRMRTAQRQWANSQTIPPAAEVGIPAPAVASH; this is encoded by the coding sequence ATGCGATTTTTTCCGGCTCTCCCCCTGCTGTTCACTGCCTTGAGTGTGTCCGTCGCGGCCCAGTCACCGCTAAAGTTGATCCCCGTTCCACGCGAAGCTCAGCCCGGAACGGTCCAGCCACTCTCCCAGGGGATCCAGATCACCTGTGCCTCTCCCTGCTCGCCGGAAGATTCCTTCGCCATCGACGATCTCAAGGGTTACATTGCCTCCCAGGGCATCGCCGTCAGCAACACGTCGCCGGTCAACATTCTTGTCGTGCGCTACGGTTCCCCGATCTCGAAGTCCATCCTGACCGATGCCACCCCGGGCAAAAAGCCCCTGGCCGACTTCCCTGCCCCAATGAAGGCAGAGGGTTACGCCATCATTCCCGACGGGAAGGGGCTTGCCATAACTGCGGCCAGCAGCTCGGGAATCTTCTACGCACTGCAAACCACCAAACAGCTGATTACCGGTTACGGTCCGGACGCCACGCTCCACACTGCCACCATCCGAGACTGGCCGGCCATGCAGTACCGCGGACTCAGCGACGACCTCTCTCGCGGCCCCTTTCCCACCTTCGAATTTCAGAAGAAGCAGATCCGTCTGCTGGCTGCGTACAAGGTCAACATCTATTCGCCGTACTTCGAGCACACCATGCAGTACACCGGCCATCCCCTCATGGCGCCTCCTGGAGCAGCCCTGACCCAGGACCAGGCCCGTGAGCTGGTAGCATATGCCGCGAAGTACCACATTACTGTCATTCCGGAGCAGGAGGCCTTCGGCCATCTCCATTACCTGCTGAATTGGGAGAAGTACGCTCCCATCGCCGAGACGCCCCATGGGCAGGTTCTCGCCCCTGGCCAGCCGGAGGCCCAGAAGCTGACACACGACATGTTCAACGAGCTGGCCCAGGTCTATCCCGGGCCCTTCCTTCACCTCGGGGCCGACGAGACCGTGGAACTCGGCAAAGGACAGACCAAAGCCGAGGTCGACGCAAAAGGACTCGGCACGGTCTACCTCGATTTCCTTCAGAAGATCGTAGCCGACCTTCAGCCGCTCCACCGCAAGCTTCTCTTCTGGGGCGACATCGCCTATAAGGAGCCTCAACTCCTCAAGCAGCTTCCCGATTCCTTTAAAAAGGCGACCATCGCCGTTCCCTGGGAGTACACCCCCCATCCCACCTTTGTTCCTTACATTAAGCCGTTCACCGACGCAGGCTTCGAGACCTGGGTCGCTCCCGGCATCAACAACTGGTCTCGCGTCTATCCCAACTGGAACAACGGACTGGCCAACATCCAGCGGTTCACGGCTGACGGCCAGCGTCTTGGGGCCACGGGCCAGCTCAACACCATTTGGAACGACGACGGTGAGGCGCTCGCCAATGCCGACTGGTACGGCGTCCTCTTTGGCGCCGAGGCTGCGTGGCACCAGGGCGAGGCTTCTATCTCCGGCTTCCAGTCCAGCTTCGGCCAGAGCTTCCACGGTGATGCTACCGGCAAGATCGACGAGGCTCAGAAAGAGCTGATGGCCGCCCACCAGCTCCTCAAGGACTCCGACTATAAGACCGACGGACAGGACCTCGTCTTCTGGCAGGATCCGTGGAATGCGGACGGTCAGAGGATCGCCGGCCAGATCCGTCCGATCCTCTCTGCGTTACGTCTGCACGCCGAACGCGCACTGATCCTGGTCTATGAGGCCCGCGCTGCCAATCCGCACTTGCGCGAAACCGACGCTCTGGATGTGTTGGAACTGGGCGCCCGCCGCATGGACCTCATCGGCCTGAAGTTTCAGATCTCCGATGAGATTGCAGACAGCTATGCGCATGCTTACGCTCTTCAGACCTCCAAAAATCCCGACGACCGCAGCGAGGTCTCCCGCGAGCTGAATTCCATCAACGCTGTCAATGGCCGGCTGCAGGACCTTCGCAACAACTACTCCCTGTTGCGCGACCTCTACGAGCAGGCATGGCTCAAGAGCTACAGGCCCTACTTCCTGCGCAATAACCTGGAGCGATACGACTTCACCATCCAGATGTGGCTTGGACGCATCGACCGTATGCGCACAGCGCAGAGGCAATGGGCCAACTCGCAAACCATTCCACCGGCGGCAGAGGTGGGAATTCCTGCTCCTGCCGTCGCCAGCCACTAA